Proteins from a genomic interval of Papaver somniferum cultivar HN1 chromosome 4, ASM357369v1, whole genome shotgun sequence:
- the LOC113272221 gene encoding uncharacterized protein LOC113272221, whose translation MGVGGLVSPAWSGGLGIATNYIAEVMALVAAGEWAVSKHLLNVIFSLDSKEVIMAFASGKIPWIVRNRWKRILSSLNTIVFRHSYREVNFSADDLDKKGTSLSRGEVVLYDGRPVFWE comes from the exons atgggggtagggggCCTTGTGTCCCCtgctt GGAGTGGAGGCTTGGGAATTGCCACTAACTACATTGCAGAGGTTATGGCTTTAGTTGCAGCTGGAGAATGGGCAGTAAGTAAACATCTTCTGAATGTAATCTTTAGTTTGGACTCAAAGGAAGTTATAATGGCATTTGCAAGTGGCAAAATCCCTTGGATAGTCAGAAACAGGTGGAAAAGAATACTCAGCTCACTTAACACTATAGTTTTCAGACACTCCTACAGAGAAGTGAACTTCTCAGCTGATGATTTAGACAAAAAGGGTACAAGTCTTAGCAGAGGAGAAGTAGTTTTATATGATGGAAGACCAGTTTTTTGGGAATAA
- the LOC113272222 gene encoding probable carboxylesterase 9, whose translation MSEEPKRKPPNNEKSVKASSPDAEELEEKASPPIDPWAMLKIVRNPDGSITRQTDLLTVPPTTEEEMSVPGLSAVTKDVTLNAENGTWVRIYRPTKIPSNDTNVARLPVIVYFHCGAFIMFSADNVFDNEPCTRFCSETLSIVVSVNFRLVPENKLPAAYEDGVEALLWLKNQAVDPDGEQWLKDYADFSRCYIMGASTGGTVAYYTALRATAVNLEPVKLHGLILNQPFFTGTKKTKSERKSANDAVIPAPVIDVMVELALPDGSDHDHEYLNPMTKSEYSDNIKKLPRTLVRGFEGDPTLDRQMELVRVLIRHGVPVTAHFSEIGFHLIDFIDPKRHLAMLKYLKDFII comes from the coding sequence ATGTCCGAGGAACCAAAAAGGAAACCACCAAACAATGAAAAGTCAGTGAAAGCGAGTAGTCCTGATGCGGAAGAATTGGAAGAGAAAGCTTCCCCGCCAATTGATCCATGGGCAATGCTCAAGATTGTTCGCAATCCAGATGGTTCAATTACTCGACAAACCGACCTACTTACGGTGCCACCAACAACGGAAGAAGAAATGTCAGTTCCGGGGCTATCCGCTGTTACCAAAGACGTCACACTCAATGCTGAAAACGGAACTTGGGTTCGAATTTACCGTCCTACGAAGATACCATCCAATGATACCAATGTTGCTAGACTTCCTGTCATAGTTTACTTTCATTGTGGTGCATTCATTATGTTTAGCGCGGACAATGTTTTCGATAACGAACCTTGTACGCGTTTCTGTAGTGAAACACTTTCCATCGTGGTCTCTGTGAATTTCCGTTTGGTGCCGGAAAACAAATTACCAGCCGCATATGAAGATGGCGTCGAGGCTTTGCTTTGGCTCAAAAACCAAGCCGTGGATCCAGATGGCGAACAATGGTTAAAAGATTACGCTGatttttcaaggtgttacattATGGGTGCGAGCACTGGTGGTACAGTTGCTTACTATACGGCATTACGTGCAACTGCGGTGAATTTAGAACCGGTTAAGTTACACGGACTCATCTTAAACCAGCCTTTCTTTACCGGAACTAAAAAAACTAAATCGGAGAGGAAATCAGCAAATGACGCGGTGATACCAGCTCCAGTTATTGACGTAATGGTGGAATTAGCTTTACCAGATGGATCTGACCATGATCATGAGTATCTTAACCCAATGACtaaatcagaatattctgataatATTAAGAAATTACCAAGGACTTTGGTAAGAGGGTTTGAAGGAGACCCAACATTGGATCGTCAGATGGAACTTGTAAGAGTTTTGATTAGGCATGGTGTTCCAGTTACTGCTCATTTTAGCGAGATTGGTTTtcatttgattgattttattgatcCTAAGAGACATTTAGCTATGTTAAAATATCTTAAAGACTTTATTATCTAA